In Mycolicibacterium alvei, a single window of DNA contains:
- the lysA gene encoding diaminopimelate decarboxylase, translated as MTLLDILPSLRCSIRPRLDPNIWPLTTGVDELGRITVGRVALTDIADEYRTPAYVLDENDFRTRARRYRAALPQAAVVYAGKSLLTTAVARWVAEEGLGLDVCSAAELATALAGGVDPARIVLHGNAKSCDELRNAIDVGVGRIVIDSPMEITYLAGLVRRPQQVLIRVTPDIDIHGHRAVTTGVTDQKFGFALADRRAARAAARILATPNLELVGLHCHIGSQISDPAPYGEAVHRLIGAMADIRTEHGVLLTELNIGGGHGVPYVRGDAALDVSAFATVVDDALTTACAAERFPRPRLVVEPGRALSARAGVTLYRVCGVKSQPGGRTFVAVDGGMSDNPRVALYGAKYTVALANRHPLGPTTVATVVGRHCEAGDEIVRDAELPADIHAGDLLAVACTGAYQHSMASSYNMVGRPPVVAVRDGASRVLVRRETTADLLSRDQD; from the coding sequence ATGACCCTGCTGGACATCCTGCCTTCGCTGCGCTGCAGCATCCGACCACGACTCGATCCGAACATCTGGCCGCTGACCACGGGTGTCGACGAACTGGGCCGGATCACCGTCGGTCGGGTGGCACTGACCGACATCGCCGACGAGTACCGCACCCCGGCCTACGTGCTGGACGAGAACGATTTCCGGACCCGCGCCAGGCGCTACCGGGCGGCGCTGCCCCAGGCCGCTGTGGTCTATGCCGGCAAGTCGCTGCTGACCACCGCCGTGGCCCGCTGGGTTGCCGAGGAAGGTCTCGGTCTGGATGTGTGCTCGGCGGCCGAACTCGCCACTGCGTTGGCCGGCGGGGTCGACCCGGCGCGCATCGTGCTGCACGGCAACGCCAAATCCTGTGACGAACTGCGCAATGCGATCGACGTCGGTGTCGGCCGCATCGTGATCGACTCCCCGATGGAGATCACCTACCTGGCCGGGTTGGTCCGTCGGCCCCAGCAGGTACTGATCCGGGTCACCCCCGACATCGACATCCACGGGCATCGAGCGGTCACCACCGGGGTGACCGATCAGAAGTTCGGCTTCGCCCTGGCCGACCGCCGGGCCGCCCGCGCCGCCGCCCGCATTCTGGCCACTCCGAACCTCGAACTGGTCGGTTTGCACTGCCACATCGGTTCGCAGATCAGCGATCCCGCGCCCTACGGCGAGGCTGTGCACCGGCTGATCGGCGCGATGGCCGATATCCGTACCGAACACGGCGTACTGCTGACCGAGCTCAACATCGGTGGCGGCCATGGGGTTCCGTATGTCCGCGGGGACGCGGCCCTCGATGTGAGCGCATTCGCCACGGTCGTCGACGACGCATTGACCACAGCCTGTGCGGCCGAGCGATTTCCACGACCGCGGCTGGTCGTCGAACCCGGTCGGGCCCTCAGCGCCCGGGCGGGCGTGACGTTGTACCGGGTGTGCGGGGTGAAGTCCCAGCCGGGCGGGCGCACGTTCGTCGCGGTCGACGGCGGCATGAGCGACAACCCTCGGGTCGCGCTGTATGGAGCGAAATACACTGTCGCCCTGGCAAATCGTCATCCGCTGGGCCCGACCACCGTGGCCACTGTGGTCGGCCGGCATTGCGAGGCCGGTGACGAGATCGTGCGCGATGCCGAGCTGCCCGCCGACATCCATGCCGGCGATCTGCTGGCAGTGGCCTGCACCGGGGCCTACCAACACAGCATGGCTTCGAGCTACAACATGGTGGGCCGCCCA
- a CDS encoding LppA family lipoprotein: protein MWRLVITLLLAVALTGCGAMFESEYTGPAEGDYGFGTPKELGALLSRRDAEEVLADRDRMITEVTTELSRIVPGSTWLPNRDERSSECGEFGSTDGERYFGRNWVSKVPVPAALWDRASQAVIDIAARHGYTDVTGRTENPVGDESTDLTIADSEGGRLSFGSQVNAVLQVVTGCYLTAENKRLAREAAPK from the coding sequence ATGTGGCGTCTGGTGATCACGCTCTTACTGGCCGTCGCGTTGACCGGCTGTGGTGCGATGTTTGAGTCCGAGTACACAGGTCCCGCCGAGGGCGACTACGGCTTCGGCACGCCAAAGGAACTCGGCGCCTTGCTGTCCCGCCGCGACGCCGAAGAAGTCCTCGCCGACCGTGACCGGATGATCACCGAGGTCACCACCGAACTATCGCGGATCGTGCCGGGCTCGACCTGGCTACCGAACCGCGATGAACGCAGCAGTGAATGTGGTGAATTCGGATCCACCGACGGCGAACGCTATTTCGGCCGCAACTGGGTCTCGAAAGTCCCCGTGCCGGCGGCGCTCTGGGACCGGGCATCGCAGGCCGTCATCGACATCGCCGCCAGGCACGGCTACACCGACGTCACCGGGCGCACCGAAAACCCCGTGGGCGACGAGTCGACCGATCTGACCATCGCCGACAGCGAGGGTGGCCGGTTGTCGTTCGGCTCACAGGTCAATGCCGTTCTGCAGGTCGTGACGGGCTGCTATCTCACCGCCGAAAACAAGCGACTCGCTCGCGAGGCCGCGCCGAAGTAA
- a CDS encoding alpha/beta hydrolase, with translation MTVTIPVVTASNPTALSDGANQLQGKIAPLDGLINTQRNTLTDLSGSWKGTAATAAQARGNKNLGEQEGLRTRLQNIQAALRSGGTNLTPLRTEILDVAKQAMSLGANVGNDGNVTAAGSSKLMTPKLAAAYTSTLKALLQQFDSVDKATAKAVEQGASSSEPRAGNIMDDAAASPFKRDLDSLKPPDGATDTEVNQWWDSLSEDEQNRIITERPEWVGNLDGVPGTARDAANRNRLATLRNDPDLTNKEKDTIAAIDEALSKDDRQLLVLDFDGDEPKVAVAIGNVDTADHVSVYVPGTGSVTYDKPDEGNDLPTYVEQSEWLKSETERVLDKAGKGNETVATVAWLGYEPPSNVAQAGNAHYADDNAPELASFINGLDSSRDTDPHLTVLGHSYGSTLASEALQRGTATDDVVFMGSPGLETDVWQFASQTTPSDLHLTEGHVFVEHAKDDAVANLRRYGATIPSSLPGFTDLSTNSETTALGPREESTGHSQYSFLNTTALYNQAVVVAGLGQDDNYVKVED, from the coding sequence ATGACCGTCACCATCCCGGTGGTCACCGCCAGCAATCCGACCGCATTGTCTGATGGCGCAAACCAGTTACAGGGCAAGATCGCTCCGCTCGACGGGCTGATCAACACCCAACGCAATACCCTCACCGATCTGAGCGGCAGCTGGAAAGGCACCGCGGCCACCGCGGCGCAGGCGCGCGGCAACAAGAATCTGGGAGAGCAGGAAGGTCTCCGTACCCGCCTGCAGAACATCCAGGCCGCACTGCGATCCGGCGGCACCAACCTGACGCCGCTGCGCACCGAGATCCTCGACGTCGCCAAACAGGCGATGAGTCTCGGCGCAAACGTCGGCAACGACGGCAATGTCACGGCTGCGGGATCGAGCAAGCTGATGACACCCAAGCTGGCCGCCGCGTACACCTCGACACTCAAAGCCCTTCTGCAGCAGTTCGATTCCGTCGACAAAGCGACTGCGAAAGCAGTCGAACAAGGTGCGTCGAGCAGTGAACCGCGGGCGGGCAACATCATGGACGATGCGGCGGCGTCACCGTTCAAGCGTGACCTCGACAGCCTCAAACCGCCCGACGGCGCCACCGACACCGAGGTGAATCAGTGGTGGGATTCGCTCAGCGAAGACGAGCAGAACCGGATCATCACCGAACGGCCGGAATGGGTCGGAAACCTTGACGGGGTGCCCGGCACCGCTCGTGACGCGGCCAACCGGAACCGGTTGGCGACCTTGCGCAACGATCCGGACCTCACCAATAAGGAAAAGGACACCATCGCCGCGATCGACGAAGCCCTGTCCAAGGACGACCGACAGCTGCTGGTGCTCGATTTCGACGGCGACGAACCCAAGGTTGCGGTGGCGATCGGCAATGTCGACACGGCCGACCACGTCAGCGTGTACGTGCCCGGAACCGGTTCGGTGACCTATGACAAACCCGACGAGGGCAACGATCTTCCCACCTACGTCGAGCAGTCCGAATGGCTGAAGAGCGAGACCGAGCGGGTGCTGGACAAGGCGGGCAAGGGCAACGAGACCGTCGCCACCGTGGCATGGCTTGGCTACGAACCGCCGTCCAATGTCGCCCAGGCCGGCAACGCCCACTACGCCGACGACAACGCGCCCGAACTGGCGTCGTTCATCAACGGTCTGGACAGCTCCCGCGACACCGATCCACATCTCACCGTGCTCGGGCATTCCTATGGTTCGACCCTCGCGAGCGAGGCACTGCAGCGCGGCACCGCCACCGACGATGTCGTGTTCATGGGCTCGCCGGGACTGGAAACCGACGTGTGGCAGTTCGCCAGCCAGACCACACCGTCGGATCTGCATCTGACCGAAGGGCACGTATTCGTCGAGCACGCCAAGGACGATGCCGTCGCCAACCTGCGCCGATACGGTGCCACGATCCCGTCAAGCCTGCCCGGGTTCACCGACCTGTCCACCAACTCCGAGACCACGGCGCTGGGCCCACGCGAGGAGTCGACCGGGCACAGCCAGTACTCCTTCCTGAACACCACCGCTCTCTACAACCAGGCTGTGGTCGTGGCAGGGTTGGGACAGGACGACAACTACGTGAAGGTGGAGGATTGA
- the mfd gene encoding transcription-repair coupling factor, which yields MTAPGYNHVQTPIAGLVELALTDPSLQDVFRRAVDRPADLALVGPASARVLVAAGLAQQGPLLVVTATGREADDLTAELRGVFGDAVALFPSWETLPHERLSPGVETVGARLLLLRRLAHPDDETLGPPLRVVVTTTRSLLQPMAPDVVSTEPVTLAVGAEAEFEGVVARLVDLAYTRVDMVGKRGEFAVRGGILDIFPPTAEHPVRVEFWGDEISEIRMFAIADQRSIPEIPVQNVVAVPCRELLMTAEVRERAAVLSQEHPTHENSVPGSVPEMLAKLAEGIPVDGMEALLPLLHSVQPTTLTHHLPEGAPVLLCDPEKVRTRAGDLIKTGREFLEASWSTAAVGGDAPIDIEALGASGFVPFAQAREDAVAGGHPWWTLSQLPDGKATELDLRPSPSARSQQSLDEIFAMLRAHVATGGYAAVVTPGAGTAQRVVEQLGESDTPAAVLDPGVAPKAGVVGVLKGPMHDGVVLPGANLVIITETDLTGNRVTSSEGKRLAAKRRNVVDPLALTAGDLVVHDQHGIGKFVEMTERVVGGARREYLVLEYASAKRGGGSDRLYVPMDSLDQLSRYVGGEAPSLSKLGGSDWANTKTKARKAVREIASELVALYAKRQSAPGHAFGPDTPWQNEMEDAFGFTETIDQMTAITEVKSDMEKPVPMDRVICGDVGYGKTEIAVRAAFKAVQDGKQVAVLVPTTLLADQHLQTFTNRMAGFPVTVKGLSRFTDPAESRTTLAGMKDGSVDVVIGTHRLLQTGVTWKDLGLIIVDEEQRFGVEHKEHIKSMRTHVDVLTMSATPIPRTLEMSLAGIREMSTILTPPEERHPVLTYVGPHDDKQVAAALRRELLRDGQVFYIHNRVRTIDQAAARIRQMVPEARVVVAHGQMNEEALEKTVEGFWNREYDILVCTTIVETGLDISNANTLIVERADTFGLSQLHQLRGRVGRSRERGYAYMLYPPNSPLTETAYDRLATIAQNNELGAGMAVAMKDLEIRGAGNVLGAEQSGHVAGVGFDLYVRLVGEAVEAYRAVADGKTVATPQETKEVRVDLPVDAHLPPEYIGSDRLRLEGYRRLAAASDEDAVRAVVDELVDRYGPLPVEVQRLVAVARLRLLCREYGITEIGAVSASTIKLSPLVLPDSAQLRLKRMYPGAHYRATTSVVQVPIPRESDSIGSPRIRDLDIVQMVAGLVLVLHGKGQSDVDITKFSQVTGEV from the coding sequence ATGACCGCACCGGGGTACAACCATGTCCAGACCCCGATTGCGGGTCTCGTTGAGCTGGCATTAACCGATCCGTCGCTGCAGGACGTTTTTCGCCGTGCCGTCGACCGGCCCGCAGATCTCGCACTCGTCGGCCCGGCCAGCGCCCGCGTGCTGGTCGCCGCCGGACTGGCCCAGCAGGGGCCGTTGCTGGTGGTCACCGCCACCGGCCGGGAAGCCGACGATCTGACCGCCGAGTTGCGCGGCGTCTTCGGTGACGCGGTCGCGCTGTTCCCGTCCTGGGAGACGCTGCCGCACGAGCGCCTGTCGCCGGGCGTGGAAACGGTCGGCGCCCGGTTGTTGCTGTTGCGCCGGCTCGCTCATCCCGACGACGAGACGCTGGGCCCGCCACTGCGGGTGGTGGTCACCACCACCCGATCCCTTTTGCAACCGATGGCCCCCGACGTGGTGAGTACCGAACCGGTCACCCTCGCAGTCGGCGCGGAGGCCGAGTTCGAGGGCGTGGTCGCGCGCCTGGTCGACCTCGCGTACACCCGCGTCGACATGGTCGGTAAACGCGGGGAGTTCGCCGTCCGCGGCGGCATCCTCGACATCTTCCCGCCCACTGCGGAGCACCCGGTACGCGTGGAGTTCTGGGGCGACGAGATCTCCGAGATACGGATGTTCGCGATCGCCGACCAGCGTTCGATCCCCGAGATTCCGGTGCAGAACGTGGTCGCTGTGCCGTGCCGTGAACTATTGATGACCGCCGAGGTGCGTGAGCGCGCCGCGGTGCTCTCTCAAGAACACCCCACCCACGAGAACAGCGTGCCGGGCAGCGTGCCCGAGATGCTGGCCAAGCTCGCCGAGGGAATCCCGGTCGACGGCATGGAGGCGCTGCTACCGCTGTTGCATTCGGTGCAGCCCACGACGCTGACACACCACCTGCCCGAGGGCGCCCCGGTGTTGTTGTGCGATCCGGAGAAGGTGCGCACCCGGGCGGGCGACCTGATCAAGACCGGGCGGGAATTCCTGGAGGCCTCGTGGTCGACGGCCGCGGTCGGCGGGGATGCCCCCATCGACATCGAGGCGCTGGGGGCATCCGGGTTCGTCCCGTTCGCGCAGGCGCGAGAAGACGCCGTCGCCGGCGGACACCCGTGGTGGACCCTGAGCCAGCTGCCCGACGGCAAGGCCACCGAACTCGACCTGCGGCCGTCGCCCTCGGCGCGTAGTCAGCAGAGCCTCGACGAGATCTTCGCGATGCTGCGTGCCCACGTGGCCACCGGTGGATACGCTGCGGTGGTCACCCCGGGTGCCGGAACTGCGCAACGCGTGGTGGAGCAGCTCGGCGAATCAGACACGCCCGCAGCAGTATTGGATCCGGGAGTCGCGCCCAAAGCCGGTGTGGTCGGCGTGCTCAAGGGTCCGATGCACGACGGTGTGGTGCTGCCGGGGGCCAACCTCGTCATCATCACCGAGACCGATCTGACCGGCAACCGGGTGACGTCCTCGGAAGGCAAAAGGCTTGCGGCCAAGCGGCGTAACGTCGTCGACCCGCTGGCGCTGACCGCCGGCGATCTCGTGGTGCACGATCAGCACGGCATCGGCAAGTTCGTCGAGATGACCGAGCGGGTGGTCGGCGGAGCGCGCCGCGAGTACCTGGTTCTGGAGTACGCCTCGGCCAAGCGGGGCGGCGGATCGGATCGCCTCTACGTGCCGATGGATTCGCTGGACCAGCTGTCGCGGTACGTGGGCGGCGAAGCGCCATCGCTCTCCAAGCTCGGCGGTAGCGATTGGGCCAACACGAAAACCAAGGCACGCAAGGCAGTTCGGGAGATCGCCAGCGAACTGGTGGCGCTGTACGCCAAACGTCAGTCGGCGCCCGGGCATGCGTTCGGCCCCGACACTCCATGGCAGAACGAGATGGAAGATGCGTTCGGTTTCACCGAGACCATCGACCAGATGACCGCCATCACCGAGGTCAAATCCGATATGGAGAAACCGGTTCCGATGGACCGGGTGATCTGTGGTGACGTGGGCTACGGCAAGACCGAGATCGCGGTGCGGGCGGCGTTCAAGGCCGTCCAAGACGGCAAACAGGTCGCGGTGCTGGTGCCGACGACGCTGCTGGCCGATCAGCATCTGCAGACCTTCACCAACCGGATGGCGGGTTTCCCGGTGACGGTCAAGGGGTTGTCGCGGTTCACCGATCCCGCGGAGTCACGCACCACGTTGGCGGGCATGAAGGACGGGTCGGTCGACGTGGTGATCGGGACGCACCGGCTATTGCAGACCGGTGTGACCTGGAAAGACCTGGGCCTCATCATCGTTGACGAGGAACAGCGGTTCGGCGTCGAGCACAAAGAGCACATCAAGTCGATGCGCACCCACGTCGACGTGCTCACCATGAGTGCCACGCCGATCCCGCGCACCCTGGAGATGAGCCTGGCCGGTATCCGCGAGATGTCGACGATCCTCACCCCGCCCGAGGAGCGTCACCCGGTGCTGACCTATGTCGGGCCGCACGACGACAAGCAGGTGGCCGCGGCGTTGCGCCGCGAGTTGCTGCGCGACGGGCAGGTGTTCTACATCCACAACCGGGTCCGCACGATCGACCAGGCCGCGGCGCGGATTCGTCAGATGGTGCCCGAAGCCAGGGTCGTTGTGGCGCACGGGCAGATGAACGAGGAGGCGCTGGAGAAGACCGTCGAGGGCTTCTGGAACCGTGAGTACGACATCCTGGTCTGCACCACGATCGTCGAGACCGGCCTGGACATCTCGAACGCCAACACGCTGATCGTCGAGCGGGCCGACACCTTCGGGTTGTCGCAGCTGCATCAGCTGCGGGGCCGGGTGGGGCGCAGCCGTGAACGCGGATACGCCTACATGCTCTATCCACCCAATTCGCCGCTGACCGAGACCGCCTACGACCGGCTGGCCACGATCGCCCAGAACAACGAGCTGGGTGCCGGTATGGCCGTGGCCATGAAGGACCTGGAGATCCGCGGTGCGGGCAACGTACTGGGCGCCGAGCAGTCCGGCCATGTGGCGGGGGTGGGTTTCGACCTCTACGTGCGGCTGGTCGGAGAGGCCGTAGAGGCCTACCGGGCCGTCGCGGACGGAAAAACCGTTGCCACGCCACAAGAAACGAAAGAAGTACGGGTCGACCTGCCGGTCGATGCGCACCTGCCGCCGGAATACATCGGCAGTGACCGGTTGCGGCTCGAGGGCTACCGGCGGTTGGCCGCCGCTTCGGATGAAGACGCGGTGCGAGCCGTCGTGGACGAACTCGTCGACAGGTACGGTCCGCTTCCGGTCGAGGTGCAGCGCCTGGTCGCGGTGGCGCGGCTACGGTTGCTGTGCCGGGAGTACGGCATCACCGAGATCGGCGCGGTGTCGGCGTCGACGATCAAGCTGTCACCGCTGGTGCTGCCCGATTCCGCGCAGTTGCGGCTCAAGCGGATGTACCCGGGGGCGCACTACCGCGCCACCACCTCGGTGGTTCAGGTGCCGATCCCACGCGAGAGCGACAGCATCGGCTCGCCGCGGATACGCGACCTCGACATTGTCCAAATGGTTGCCGGTCTGGTGCTGGTTCTCCATGGCAAAGGCCAGTCAGATGTTGATATAACGAAGTTCTCGCAGGTAACTGGGGAGGTGTGA
- a CDS encoding nucleoside triphosphate pyrophosphohydrolase, with protein MTVVLVDPRRPSLVPVEAIEFLTGDVQYTEEMPIKVPWTLPAARPIYGDDEGDPAPVLLSSDPEHPAVKARLAAGDRLIAAPQAQAGERLVDAVAMMDRLRTDGPWESEQTHDSLRRYLLEETYEVFDAVRGGNADELREELGDVLLQVLFHARIAEDAPVHPFNIDDVADSLVRKLGNRVPAVLAGESISLDEQLAQWEERKAQEQKVKARASSMDDVPTGQPALALTQKVLARVAQAGLPADLVPAALTSVVIAADTDAENDLRSAVLEFMDTVRLVESDVAAGRRGEDVPEELDVAQLGSITEDEWRSYWPGAVVEDSAEDNSAEQDESASEPDEEGHPGD; from the coding sequence GTGACTGTCGTTCTGGTTGATCCCCGCCGCCCGTCGCTGGTCCCGGTCGAAGCGATCGAATTCCTGACCGGCGACGTGCAGTACACCGAGGAGATGCCGATCAAGGTGCCGTGGACGTTGCCCGCGGCCCGGCCCATCTACGGCGACGACGAGGGCGACCCGGCGCCGGTGCTGTTGTCTTCGGATCCCGAGCATCCGGCGGTCAAGGCCCGCTTGGCGGCGGGGGACCGGTTGATCGCGGCCCCGCAGGCGCAGGCGGGGGAGCGGCTCGTGGATGCCGTGGCGATGATGGACCGGCTGCGCACCGACGGGCCGTGGGAGAGCGAACAGACCCACGATTCGTTGCGTCGCTACCTGTTGGAGGAGACCTACGAGGTGTTCGACGCGGTCCGCGGCGGCAACGCCGACGAGCTGCGCGAAGAGCTCGGCGATGTGCTGCTGCAGGTGCTGTTCCATGCCCGCATCGCCGAGGATGCGCCCGTGCATCCGTTCAACATCGATGATGTTGCCGATTCGCTTGTCCGCAAGCTCGGTAATCGGGTGCCGGCAGTGCTTGCCGGAGAATCGATTTCGCTGGACGAGCAGCTGGCCCAGTGGGAGGAACGCAAGGCCCAGGAGCAGAAGGTGAAGGCCCGTGCGTCCTCCATGGACGACGTGCCCACCGGGCAGCCGGCGCTGGCGCTGACACAGAAGGTGCTGGCCCGGGTGGCCCAGGCCGGTCTGCCCGCCGACCTGGTGCCCGCGGCGCTGACGTCGGTGGTGATCGCGGCGGATACTGACGCTGAGAATGACCTGCGCAGTGCGGTTTTGGAGTTCATGGACACCGTGCGGTTGGTGGAGTCCGACGTTGCCGCCGGCCGCCGGGGTGAAGACGTTCCCGAGGAACTCGACGTGGCGCAGTTGGGGTCGATCACCGAGGATGAGTGGCGGTCCTATTGGCCGGGTGCGGTGGTCGAGGATTCAGCCGAGGACAATTCAGCCGAGCAGGACGAGTCAGCGTCGGAACCCGACGAGGAGGGTCACCCCGGCGATTGA
- a CDS encoding PE-PPE domain-containing protein encodes MGKHRHNKVTRAAVAGTAIAAAVGVGLTPTIADAATYVVGLPSWIPSTGLTQLPSDPDAVTDAILDDRENTAGLVGWGLGTTFTAEQLAPVWVKWFNPLDVGSASQTTTTGGNWSGFPPKFNPASGTVTGRDWTQGQWVSPSSLDGIDLGALAAYTAGGGDLTAALAPLVNWTAYLSNTNFIGYGDGAIAVGAGYQNFIDQARAGDLEAGPALTGPRKIVFADPNDPVTKDVTKAFVKVDAATYIGIQTAPGVWLLLQPLSATDYPEATDLPTLDITPGGVIDVTLLTVNLLRNPGRPNGGLYSRFAPIYQEITGVNPVTPERQDVLPEGMEGLSLSDLSFDDLGNLVAVAESLDGQPIVLTILKTDTTWEYDLLSDAPVTGSPVAWANSAMAALLPLTLGASLLDGSGVGAKLYTAPDGTIYTTITQEQLPLLAPARLVAGLLSVATGEDVNTPVADALEPLLKLLVNTSYTDAVRNEDGSWTRTLDQMHVPTLFGTQTLTREQAALLAGDLLAELGRGVGSEYTDIVQRVTNRTVTFLEDNDIQVPTEIKTVAAKLATEPGKAIRTVSRQIGDDVSKVLTGIEAKLPEGPAPLSQQQLDNLQRPVGKVLAAANDATGGVVFDGATAALNDPIGVVTKTGKDVETTVTKQVTKTQKSLTHAQERANKVADKVKQGDLKGAVKQVGENVKNRVDRVKKDISNGVKKVSGKDKNDS; translated from the coding sequence ATGGGGAAGCATCGTCACAACAAGGTCACCAGGGCGGCCGTCGCCGGCACGGCGATCGCCGCGGCAGTCGGGGTGGGGCTGACGCCAACAATCGCGGACGCAGCCACCTATGTGGTGGGGTTGCCGAGTTGGATCCCGTCCACCGGTCTGACGCAATTGCCGTCGGACCCGGACGCGGTGACCGATGCGATCCTCGACGATCGCGAGAACACCGCGGGCCTGGTGGGCTGGGGGCTGGGTACCACGTTCACCGCAGAACAACTGGCCCCGGTGTGGGTGAAGTGGTTCAACCCGCTTGATGTGGGATCGGCGAGTCAGACCACCACCACCGGCGGGAACTGGTCGGGGTTCCCTCCGAAGTTCAACCCGGCATCGGGCACCGTCACCGGACGGGACTGGACCCAGGGGCAGTGGGTATCACCGAGTTCGCTGGACGGAATCGACCTGGGCGCGTTGGCCGCGTACACGGCAGGCGGCGGCGACCTCACCGCGGCGCTCGCCCCGCTGGTGAACTGGACGGCCTACCTGTCGAACACCAATTTCATCGGCTACGGCGACGGTGCCATTGCGGTCGGGGCGGGCTACCAGAACTTCATCGACCAGGCCCGCGCCGGCGATCTGGAAGCCGGCCCCGCCCTGACCGGACCCCGCAAGATCGTCTTCGCCGACCCCAACGATCCCGTCACCAAGGACGTGACGAAGGCGTTCGTCAAGGTGGACGCGGCGACGTACATCGGAATCCAAACCGCACCGGGCGTCTGGCTGCTGCTTCAGCCACTGTCGGCAACCGACTATCCCGAGGCAACCGATCTGCCGACCCTCGACATCACTCCCGGCGGCGTCATCGACGTGACCCTCCTGACGGTGAACCTCCTGCGCAACCCGGGCCGGCCCAACGGCGGACTCTACTCACGGTTTGCGCCGATCTATCAGGAGATCACCGGCGTCAACCCGGTGACGCCCGAGCGCCAGGACGTCCTCCCCGAGGGGATGGAGGGACTCAGTCTCTCCGACCTCAGCTTCGACGACCTGGGCAATCTGGTCGCCGTAGCGGAATCGCTCGACGGCCAGCCCATCGTGTTGACGATCCTCAAGACCGACACCACCTGGGAGTACGACCTGCTTTCAGATGCACCGGTCACGGGAAGCCCGGTCGCATGGGCGAATTCGGCGATGGCGGCGCTGTTGCCGCTCACGCTGGGAGCGTCGCTGCTCGACGGGTCGGGCGTCGGCGCCAAGCTGTACACCGCACCCGACGGCACGATCTACACCACGATCACCCAGGAGCAGTTGCCACTGCTGGCGCCCGCCCGCCTGGTCGCCGGATTGCTCAGCGTCGCAACAGGTGAGGACGTCAACACCCCGGTGGCCGACGCCCTGGAGCCGCTGCTCAAGCTGCTGGTCAACACCAGCTACACCGACGCGGTGCGCAATGAGGACGGCTCCTGGACCCGCACTCTGGACCAGATGCACGTCCCGACGCTGTTCGGCACCCAGACGCTGACCCGCGAGCAGGCCGCCCTGCTGGCCGGCGACCTCCTCGCCGAACTGGGCCGGGGTGTGGGCTCGGAGTACACCGACATCGTCCAACGCGTCACCAACCGCACGGTGACTTTCCTGGAGGACAACGACATTCAGGTACCCACCGAGATCAAGACGGTCGCCGCCAAACTCGCCACCGAGCCCGGCAAGGCGATCCGGACGGTCAGCCGCCAGATCGGCGACGACGTCAGTAAGGTCCTCACCGGAATCGAGGCCAAGCTGCCCGAGGGCCCCGCGCCACTCAGCCAGCAGCAGCTCGACAACCTGCAGCGGCCGGTCGGCAAGGTGTTGGCCGCGGCCAACGACGCGACCGGCGGCGTGGTGTTCGACGGGGCCACTGCCGCTCTCAACGACCCGATCGGCGTGGTGACCAAGACCGGCAAGGACGTTGAGACCACGGTCACCAAACAGGTCACCAAGACCCAGAAGAGCCTCACCCACGCGCAGGAACGGGCCAACAAGGTCGCCGACAAAGTCAAGCAGGGTGACCTCAAGGGTGCGGTCAAGCAGGTCGGCGAGAACGTCAAGAACCGGGTCGACCGGGTGAAGAAAGACATCAGCAACGGCGTCAAGAAGGTGAGCGGCAAGGACAAGAACGACAGCTAG